A region of Asterias amurensis chromosome 22, ASM3211899v1 DNA encodes the following proteins:
- the LOC139953857 gene encoding uncharacterized protein, with amino-acid sequence MEFTLKLVLFSSILAVVFFTVISQPVHGASRRDRRAESSSDNHAKVLILGAGASGLQASRILHDAGMDDFIIIEGADQIGGRVRSTTFANRTIELGAGWTYGPVRPETYQLSMDLNLDRRASDYESYIVRNATGSDVTDQADNDYDKLEPAFEKLFSLKARIQGKKSNPDMSQRSALRLGGWSPKSDTEKLIEWFEIDFEYAEPSELLSTHEAEDFGETYFLKDPRGFIAIFDVVAGFLKEPEFINHTRLNQRVVSIDQSDPASVVVTCEDGTVYTADQVLVTFSLGVLQNDLVEFIPPLPEWKDVVIKKSLLAAYTHIYLSFPTKFWDDKEWILHASPRKGYYPAFFNFQSEGYDPNGTPTLLATLTGDESRRVDAQPVSQTKAEIEQVLRNMYGDNIPDIEDILVSGWTSNPLTMGSYSAWPTELSRQCTDALEGRVDRVFFGGEATSPVYYSYVEGGLDSGKRQGLKILDCMENFEECPLYEGGGLGCELPEASSATLVHCSSYNFFVLVIGLVYFLI; translated from the exons ATGGAGTTTACACTGAAACTTGTACTATTTTCTTCCATTCTCGCAGTTGTTTTCTTTACCGTGATTTCCCAGCCTGTGCATGGGGCAAGTAGGCGCGATCGTCGGGCTGAGTCTTCTTCGGATAATCACGCTAAAGTTCTTATCTTAGGTGCCGGTGCGTCGGGTCTACAGGCTTCGCGGATCCTCCATGACGCAGGCATGGATGACTTTATCATTATAGAAGGAGCGGATCAGATTGGGGGCCGTGTCCGATCCACTACGTTTGCTAATCGTACCATAGAACTCGGAGCAGGATGGACCTACGGGCCGGTAAGGCCTGAGACTTACCAACTATCCATGGATCTAAACCTCGACCGTAGAGCAAGTGACTATGAGAGCTATATAGTTCGGAATGCTACCGGCAGCGACGTCACAGATCAGGCAGATAACGATTACGACAAACTTGAACCGGCCTTTGAAAAGTTATTTTCTCTGAAGGCGAGGATACAGGGCAAGAAAAGCAACCCTGACATGTCGCAGCGGTCAGCGTTACGTCTCGGAGGTTGGAGCCCGAAAAGTGACACAGAGAAACTCATCGAGTGGTTCGAGATTGACTTTGAGTACGCTGAACCCTCTGAGCTATTGTCCACGCATGAGGCGGAAGATTTTGGTGAGACCTACTTCTTAAAGGATCCGAGAGGATTCATTGCAATCTTTGACGTCGTTGCTGGTTTCCTAAAGGAGCCCGAGTTCATCAACCACACCCGTTTGAATCAGAGAGTAGTCTCCATCGATCAGAGCGATCCTGCCTCGGTGGTTGTCACCTGCGAAGATGGCACAGTGTACACCGCCGATCAAGTCCTGGTCACCTTCAGTCTCGGTGTCTTACAGAATGACTTAGTTGAGTTCATCCCACCTCTACCAGAATGGAAGGATGTTGTCATCAAGAAGTCACTCCTAGCTGCCTACACGCACATCTACCTGAGCTTTCCAACGAAGTTCTGGGACGACAAGGAGTGGATCCTGCATGCTAGCCCGAGAAAAGGCTACTACCCAGCTTTCTTCAACTTCCAGTCGGAGGGGTATGATCCAAATGGCACGCCCACACTGCTGGCGACTTTAACCG GTGACGAGTCAAGACGAGTGGACGCCCAGCCAGTATCTCAAACCAAAGCTGAAATAGAACAAGTTCTTCGCAACATGTACGGGGATAACATTCCAGACATCGAGGATATCTTAGTCTCAGGCTGGACGAGTAATCCACTCACCATGGGTTCATACTCCGCTTGGCCCACCGAACTCTCAAGGCAATGCACCGACGCGCTCGAAGGTCGAGTTGACCGCGTTTTCTTCGGAGGGGAAGCGACTTCACCGGTTTACTACAGCTATGTTGAAGGGGGGTTAGATTCGGGCAAGCGGCAAGGGCTTAAGATTCTCGACTGTATGGAGAATTTCGAAGAATGTCCTTTGTATGAAGGAGGTGGTTTAGGTTGTGAGCTTCCGGAAGCAAGTTCAGCAACTTTAGTTCACTGTAGCTCTTATAATTTCTTTGTACTTGTTATTGGGTTGGTATACTTTTTGATTTAA